Proteins found in one Pontibacter sp. SGAir0037 genomic segment:
- a CDS encoding LysM peptidoglycan-binding domain-containing protein, with amino-acid sequence MRKSLPLLLLLLLPLMAWAQSAVVVPKNIYVADVHLKISDGAQQEIQKKVDALHRHPTYFNIKVNLADAYFPIIERTFREEGVPDDFKFLALQESGLIGDAVSTSNAVGYWQFKKEAAQDFSLRIDHIIDERKHIIEASRGAAKYFKRSNNYYDNWFNTILSYLLGYSGAKTATSPSDIGSKKMEVTEKTHPYLLTFLAHKVAYENFVGKRPIVSLREMRATPGQSLTDIALATQTDYAELEKYNKWLLGSSIPSDKDYYVMVPIQTGAEGGPLLASTTTSTPIAKQTTQPAASIIKKNGLNALVAREGDTKDKLALQAGISTRKFLNYNDMHSFDNIEKGSAYYIEQKRTKADKEYHVVQPGETMQMISQHYGMRLTYLLFKNRMDRAEVPVPGRVLWLQKRRPAKTPVEIRDLKQQPLSVPNTAIAVKEAPSPKVSASSTEAEPAPKENIFTRFINSLKKKPADTTEETVVVAAEETEDETEDEAALEEEFEETTYSIEEGEAVKRSTKAAVYPGKKTTTAPASPQSKPDSGTVAPVTTTVTNTTPVQESVFSSQPAPVQEKAPTPVTKATTHVVQQGETLYGISRMYAVSVNDISTWNNLGDEPIKIGQELLIAQPQMAPAERHEPFAPTATGSPYHTVETGETLYQITRKYGITMENLLDWNNMTDTNIKVGQQLRVVAPQGYTAPAAAPKPAASETSQGNYHVVQSGESMYQISRKYGVTIKDIMEWNKKSDFNVAVGEKLVVRKP; translated from the coding sequence ATGAGAAAAAGCTTACCTCTTCTCCTGCTGCTTTTGTTGCCGCTAATGGCATGGGCACAAAGCGCTGTAGTAGTACCAAAAAATATATATGTGGCAGATGTTCACCTTAAAATATCGGATGGTGCGCAACAGGAAATACAGAAAAAAGTAGATGCCCTGCATCGCCACCCCACCTACTTTAACATTAAGGTAAACCTGGCCGATGCTTATTTCCCTATCATTGAGCGGACTTTCAGAGAAGAAGGCGTACCTGATGATTTTAAATTCCTGGCTCTACAGGAAAGCGGTCTGATAGGCGATGCTGTTTCCACTTCTAACGCAGTTGGTTACTGGCAATTCAAGAAAGAGGCTGCTCAGGACTTTAGCCTTCGTATCGATCATATTATTGATGAGCGCAAACATATTATAGAAGCAAGCCGCGGTGCAGCAAAGTATTTTAAGCGCAGCAACAACTACTACGATAACTGGTTTAATACCATTCTTTCTTACCTGCTTGGCTACTCAGGTGCAAAAACAGCTACCAGCCCTTCTGATATTGGAAGTAAAAAAATGGAGGTAACTGAAAAAACACACCCTTACCTGCTCACTTTCCTGGCACATAAAGTTGCCTACGAAAACTTTGTAGGAAAAAGGCCCATTGTTTCACTCAGAGAAATGCGTGCCACACCTGGCCAAAGCCTGACCGATATTGCTTTAGCCACTCAGACAGATTATGCTGAGCTTGAGAAGTACAATAAGTGGTTATTGGGCAGTTCTATTCCTTCAGACAAAGATTATTATGTGATGGTACCAATACAGACTGGTGCCGAAGGTGGCCCGTTACTCGCTTCTACCACCACTTCAACGCCTATAGCCAAACAAACTACACAACCAGCCGCCAGTATCATTAAGAAAAACGGGTTAAACGCATTGGTTGCCAGAGAGGGCGATACCAAAGACAAGCTTGCTTTGCAGGCAGGCATTTCAACCCGGAAATTCTTAAATTATAATGACATGCATAGCTTTGACAATATCGAAAAAGGCAGCGCATATTATATTGAGCAGAAAAGGACTAAGGCAGATAAAGAATATCATGTCGTGCAGCCAGGAGAAACCATGCAGATGATTTCACAGCATTACGGCATGAGATTAACTTACCTGTTGTTTAAAAACCGTATGGACAGGGCTGAGGTTCCTGTACCCGGACGTGTGCTTTGGCTGCAGAAAAGACGTCCTGCTAAAACTCCTGTTGAGATTCGTGACCTGAAACAACAGCCGCTATCCGTGCCAAATACAGCTATTGCAGTAAAAGAAGCACCCTCACCAAAAGTTTCTGCTTCCTCAACTGAAGCAGAACCAGCACCTAAAGAAAATATCTTTACAAGATTTATCAACAGCCTGAAGAAAAAGCCAGCCGACACTACAGAAGAAACAGTGGTTGTTGCAGCTGAGGAAACTGAGGATGAAACAGAAGATGAAGCAGCTTTAGAAGAAGAGTTTGAAGAAACAACCTATTCCATAGAAGAAGGAGAAGCGGTAAAAAGATCAACCAAAGCGGCTGTTTATCCTGGCAAAAAAACTACAACAGCACCTGCATCGCCTCAGTCAAAGCCTGATTCGGGAACAGTAGCTCCAGTAACCACCACTGTAACCAACACTACTCCGGTTCAGGAATCTGTATTTTCTTCCCAGCCAGCTCCTGTACAAGAAAAAGCGCCTACACCTGTTACAAAAGCTACCACTCACGTGGTGCAACAAGGAGAAACACTGTATGGCATCTCCAGAATGTATGCCGTATCTGTAAACGATATTTCCACGTGGAATAACCTGGGCGATGAACCAATAAAAATCGGCCAGGAATTATTGATTGCTCAGCCGCAGATGGCACCGGCTGAGCGTCATGAGCCTTTTGCACCAACAGCAACAGGCAGTCCTTATCATACAGTAGAAACAGGGGAAACACTTTACCAGATCACCCGAAAGTATGGCATTACCATGGAAAACCTGCTGGACTGGAACAACATGACAGACACTAATATAAAGGTGGGTCAGCAACTACGCGTGGTGGCTCCCCAGGGATATACTGCACCTGCCGCCGCCCCAAAACCAGCAGCCTCCGAAACCAGCCAGGGGAACTACCATGTAGTGCAATCAGGCGAAAGCATGTACCAGATATCCCGCAAGTATGGAGTTACCATCAAAGACATTATGGAATGGAACAAGAAAAGCGACTTTAATGTAGCTGTTGGAGAAAAGCTTGTAGTAAGGAAGCCATAG
- a CDS encoding glycosyltransferase family 1 protein — MKIGFDAKRAFTNASGLGNYSRFIIDSLIQQFPQDEYILYTTKQHQLFSNFYNSTNSVHVVEPQGVWRKFSSFWRVFKLASVLKKQQLDIYHGLSNELPSNIQKSGTKAVVTIHDLIYLRYPELFKPIDRNIYNNKFRRACEQAHRIVAISEQTKQDIVNYFGTDSSKIEVIYQDCHPIFHQKCSDEALAAIKQKYSLPNHYLLCVGTLEPRKNQLNLLKAWHTSGTDLDLVFIGRQTKYTYLLKEYVAQHKLEGKVHFMPYIPFQELPAFFQQATVFAYPSVFEGFGIPIIEALNSGVPVITSKGSCFSEAGGEAAIYIEPGDVEALAQAINEVSRSQHLRQQMIEAGYTHALKFRPEHTIKQLYALYEQVLKD, encoded by the coding sequence ATGAAGATAGGATTTGACGCTAAACGAGCCTTTACAAATGCTTCCGGGCTAGGCAACTACAGCCGTTTTATAATAGACTCGCTTATACAGCAATTCCCTCAGGACGAGTACATACTCTATACTACTAAACAGCATCAGCTTTTCAGTAACTTCTATAATTCCACAAACTCAGTTCATGTAGTGGAGCCACAAGGTGTGTGGCGGAAATTTTCCTCGTTCTGGCGAGTTTTCAAGTTAGCTTCTGTCTTAAAAAAGCAGCAGCTAGATATTTACCACGGCCTAAGCAACGAATTACCCTCTAACATTCAAAAGAGTGGCACCAAGGCAGTAGTTACCATTCATGATCTGATATACCTGCGCTACCCTGAGCTCTTTAAACCCATAGATCGCAATATTTATAATAATAAATTCCGACGGGCTTGTGAACAGGCGCATCGGATTGTTGCCATCAGCGAGCAGACAAAGCAGGATATCGTGAACTACTTCGGCACCGACTCTTCTAAAATAGAAGTAATTTACCAGGACTGCCACCCTATTTTTCACCAAAAATGTAGCGATGAAGCACTAGCTGCCATTAAACAGAAGTACAGTTTACCTAACCATTACCTCTTATGTGTCGGCACACTGGAACCCCGTAAAAATCAGCTTAACTTATTGAAAGCCTGGCATACATCCGGCACTGATTTAGATTTGGTATTTATTGGCAGGCAAACCAAATATACATACCTGCTGAAAGAGTATGTGGCACAGCATAAGCTGGAAGGGAAAGTGCATTTTATGCCGTACATACCATTCCAGGAACTACCTGCCTTCTTTCAGCAAGCCACAGTATTTGCGTATCCTTCCGTATTTGAAGGCTTTGGCATACCTATTATTGAAGCTTTGAATAGCGGGGTGCCTGTTATCACCTCCAAAGGCTCCTGTTTCAGCGAAGCTGGTGGAGAAGCTGCTATTTACATAGAACCAGGTGATGTAGAGGCCTTAGCGCAGGCCATAAACGAGGTGAGTCGAAGCCAGCACCTACGCCAGCAGATGATAGAAGCTGGTTATACACATGCTTTAAAGTTCCGGCCTGAGCACACCATCAAGCAACTATACGCTCTTTACGAACAGGTACTGAAAGACTAA
- a CDS encoding O-methyltransferase, translating into MEFIDEELLNYSEEHTSPEGALLRKVNRQTHLNVLKPRMLSGHLQGRLLAMFSHMIRPNQILEIGTYTGYSAICLAEGMQAGGILHTIDKNEELEDVVRGYFAEAGLQDSIKYYIGHALDIIPTIEATFDLVFIDADKINNALYYDMVIDKVNQGGYIIADNVLWSGKVLEKYRKKLDEDTAALLAFNKKVHDDERVENILMPIRDGLLVARKL; encoded by the coding sequence ATGGAATTCATAGACGAGGAACTTTTAAATTATTCAGAAGAGCATACTTCGCCAGAAGGCGCACTGCTGCGCAAGGTTAACCGCCAGACGCACCTGAACGTGTTAAAACCGCGCATGCTATCCGGCCACCTGCAGGGAAGATTACTGGCCATGTTCTCTCACATGATACGCCCAAATCAGATTCTGGAAATAGGCACCTATACGGGTTATTCTGCTATTTGCCTGGCAGAGGGTATGCAAGCAGGAGGCATACTGCACACAATTGATAAGAATGAAGAGCTGGAAGACGTTGTGCGGGGTTATTTTGCAGAAGCTGGGCTTCAGGATAGCATAAAATATTATATTGGCCATGCACTTGATATTATCCCAACAATTGAAGCCACGTTTGATCTGGTATTTATTGATGCTGATAAAATTAACAATGCCCTATATTACGATATGGTTATAGATAAAGTAAACCAGGGTGGATACATAATTGCCGACAACGTGCTATGGAGTGGCAAGGTACTGGAGAAGTATCGAAAGAAGCTTGACGAGGACACTGCCGCCTTACTCGCTTTCAATAAAAAAGTACACGATGATGAACGTGTTGAAAATATTCTGATGCCAATACGGGACGGACTCCTGGTCGCACGCAAACTGTAG
- a CDS encoding pitrilysin family protein: MPDYHIHTLPNGIRIVHKQVIHTKIAHSGFIMDIGSRDELPEEVGLAHFWEHMAFKGTTKRKSFHILNRLESVGGELNAYTTKEKICFYSSVLDKHFEKSFELLTDITFRSVFPEKEIEKERGVILEEMSMYLDTPEEAIVDEFDEVIFGKHPLGYNILGTKESVAGFKKQDFLNFIDRNLSTDFLVFCSVSNLPFEKVLKLAEKYLADIPTIQKSRNRLGFDNYIPRTVTLEKSISQAHCVIGCPAYALNDKRRIPFFMLVNLLGGPGMNSRLNLAVREKHGLVYTIDANYATYIDTGLLSIYFGTEKKQLKRTTSLVLKELRKLREKPLGSLQLHTTKEQLMGQLAMAEESNMGLMMMMGKSILDQNSIDSLNDIFEQIRRITAQELVDIANDVLSEDKLSFLNYVPL; the protein is encoded by the coding sequence ATGCCTGATTATCATATCCATACATTACCGAACGGTATTCGTATCGTTCACAAACAAGTAATCCACACCAAAATTGCACACAGCGGCTTTATAATGGACATCGGCAGTCGTGATGAACTGCCCGAAGAAGTAGGCCTAGCACACTTTTGGGAGCACATGGCCTTTAAAGGCACTACCAAGCGCAAATCTTTCCATATTCTGAATCGCTTGGAATCAGTGGGAGGAGAGCTTAACGCTTATACCACAAAAGAAAAGATCTGCTTTTACAGCTCCGTGTTAGACAAACACTTTGAGAAGTCTTTCGAACTGCTTACTGATATCACGTTTCGTTCTGTCTTTCCTGAAAAGGAAATCGAAAAAGAACGTGGAGTTATTCTGGAGGAGATGTCGATGTACCTTGATACGCCTGAAGAAGCTATTGTAGATGAATTTGACGAGGTAATTTTTGGAAAGCACCCACTTGGGTACAATATCCTGGGTACAAAAGAAAGTGTAGCCGGTTTTAAGAAACAGGATTTCCTGAACTTTATAGACAGGAACCTTAGCACAGATTTTTTGGTATTTTGCTCTGTGAGTAATTTGCCATTCGAAAAAGTGTTGAAGCTGGCAGAGAAATACCTGGCTGATATACCAACTATTCAGAAAAGCCGCAACAGACTTGGCTTCGACAACTATATACCCCGCACAGTTACGCTGGAGAAGTCTATATCACAGGCACACTGTGTAATAGGCTGTCCTGCCTATGCCTTAAACGACAAACGCCGGATCCCATTTTTTATGCTGGTAAACCTTTTGGGCGGACCAGGCATGAACTCGCGCCTTAACCTCGCCGTTCGCGAAAAGCACGGACTAGTGTATACCATAGATGCCAACTATGCTACCTATATAGATACTGGCCTGCTCAGTATTTACTTTGGCACCGAGAAAAAGCAGCTGAAGCGCACAACATCTCTCGTGCTGAAAGAGCTGAGAAAGCTACGGGAAAAGCCGCTGGGATCGCTGCAACTGCATACTACCAAAGAACAGCTGATGGGGCAGTTAGCCATGGCCGAAGAAAGCAACATGGGCCTGATGATGATGATGGGTAAAAGCATCCTGGACCAGAATTCCATCGATTCTCTGAACGACATCTTTGAACAGATCCGAAGAATTACCGCCCAGGAATTAGTAGATATTGCAAACGACGTGCTAAGCGAGGACAAGCTAAGCTTTTTAAACTATGTACCTTTGTAA
- the thiS gene encoding sulfur carrier protein ThiS, with protein MKIFINNQPEELTQPQPVSAILNLLQVQHTRGLAIAVNNQIVPKTNWQAHLLQDNDKVTVIRATQGG; from the coding sequence ATGAAGATCTTTATTAACAACCAGCCGGAGGAGCTTACGCAGCCTCAGCCTGTATCCGCTATTCTGAACCTGCTTCAGGTGCAGCACACGCGTGGCCTGGCCATTGCCGTGAACAACCAGATTGTGCCCAAAACAAACTGGCAGGCACACCTACTCCAGGATAATGATAAAGTAACTGTTATTCGGGCTACTCAAGGAGGGTGA
- the thiC gene encoding phosphomethylpyrimidine synthase ThiC, producing the protein MKQDKMPTASAITRDPFPGSRKVYVPGQLHDIKVAMREIVLEDTVNKFLGVENSEPNAPVTVYDTSGPYTDPNIAIDVRQGLPRLREEWILNRQDVEELAEITSDYGKARLYDEKLDALRFEHLRKPLRAKPGQNVSQLHYARKGIITPEMEYIAIRENQRIQEIQELGHQHEGHSFGANTPKGFITPEFVRAEVAAGRAVIPSNINHPESEPMIIGRNFLVKINANIGNSAVTSSIEEEVEKAVWACRWGADTIMDLSTGKNIHETREWIIRNSPAPIGTVPIYQALEKVNGKAEDLTWEIFKDTLIEQAEQGVDYFTIHAGVLLRYVPLTAKRVTGIVSRGGSIMAKWCLAHHKENFLYTHFEDICEIMKAYDVAFSLGDGLRPGSIADANDAAQFAELETLGELTKIAWKHDVQVIIEGPGHIPMHLIKENMDKQLKECHEAPFYTLGPLTTDIAPGYDHITSAIGAAMIGWFGTAMLCYVTPKEHLGLPNKKDVKDGVITYKLAAHAADLAKGHPGAQYRDNALSKARFEFRWQDQFNLSLDPVTAREFHDETLPAEGAKVARFCSMCGPHFCSMKITQEVRDYAEKTGVATEEVFDKGMEERSAAFKEQGSELYL; encoded by the coding sequence ATGAAACAAGACAAAATGCCTACTGCCAGCGCTATTACACGCGATCCTTTTCCGGGCTCCCGCAAAGTATACGTGCCTGGCCAGCTGCACGACATTAAAGTTGCCATGCGCGAAATTGTGTTGGAAGATACCGTGAACAAGTTTCTGGGGGTTGAAAACAGCGAACCGAACGCACCTGTAACAGTTTACGATACCAGCGGCCCTTACACCGACCCCAACATAGCGATAGATGTACGGCAGGGCCTGCCTCGCCTGCGGGAAGAATGGATTCTGAACCGCCAGGATGTGGAGGAGCTAGCAGAAATAACCTCCGACTACGGCAAGGCAAGGCTATACGATGAAAAGCTGGATGCGCTGCGTTTTGAGCACCTCCGCAAGCCGCTTCGCGCCAAGCCAGGGCAGAATGTAAGCCAGCTACACTACGCCCGCAAAGGCATCATCACGCCGGAAATGGAGTATATTGCCATCCGTGAAAACCAGCGTATACAGGAAATACAGGAACTGGGGCATCAGCACGAGGGGCATAGCTTTGGCGCCAATACTCCCAAAGGTTTTATCACGCCTGAGTTTGTAAGAGCCGAAGTGGCCGCGGGACGTGCCGTTATACCCAGCAACATTAACCACCCTGAAAGCGAGCCGATGATTATTGGCCGTAATTTCCTGGTAAAGATAAACGCCAACATCGGAAACTCTGCTGTTACTTCTAGCATTGAAGAAGAAGTAGAAAAGGCTGTATGGGCCTGCCGCTGGGGCGCCGATACCATTATGGACCTTTCCACAGGCAAAAATATCCACGAAACCCGCGAATGGATCATCCGAAACTCTCCTGCTCCGATTGGCACTGTTCCGATTTACCAGGCACTGGAAAAAGTAAACGGCAAAGCCGAAGACCTGACCTGGGAAATTTTCAAAGACACACTTATTGAGCAGGCTGAGCAGGGGGTGGACTATTTCACCATACACGCCGGTGTGTTGCTGCGCTATGTGCCGCTTACAGCAAAACGAGTAACAGGCATTGTTTCACGTGGAGGCTCTATTATGGCGAAGTGGTGCCTGGCACATCATAAGGAGAACTTCCTGTACACACATTTCGAAGATATCTGTGAAATAATGAAAGCTTATGATGTGGCATTCTCGCTGGGCGATGGTTTAAGACCTGGCTCTATTGCCGATGCTAACGATGCCGCTCAGTTCGCTGAGCTGGAAACACTGGGTGAGCTGACTAAAATTGCCTGGAAGCACGATGTGCAGGTGATTATAGAAGGCCCGGGCCACATCCCGATGCACCTTATCAAAGAAAACATGGACAAGCAGCTGAAGGAGTGCCATGAGGCGCCATTTTACACCCTCGGTCCCCTCACCACTGATATTGCCCCTGGTTATGACCACATTACATCGGCTATCGGAGCGGCTATGATCGGCTGGTTTGGAACGGCTATGCTTTGCTACGTAACGCCTAAAGAACACCTGGGCCTTCCAAACAAAAAAGATGTAAAAGACGGGGTAATCACCTATAAACTGGCTGCCCATGCTGCCGATCTGGCCAAAGGCCACCCGGGCGCACAGTACCGTGACAACGCCCTGAGCAAAGCCCGTTTCGAGTTCCGTTGGCAGGACCAGTTCAACCTGTCGCTCGACCCAGTCACAGCCCGTGAGTTTCATGATGAGACTTTACCGGCCGAAGGTGCCAAAGTAGCCCGCTTCTGTTCTATGTGCGGTCCGCATTTCTGCTCTATGAAAATAACGCAGGAAGTGCGCGACTATGCCGAAAAAACAGGCGTAGCCACCGAGGAAGTCTTCGATAAAGGAATGGAAGAAAGATCGGCTGCTTTTAAAGAACAAGGTTCCGAACTATACCTGTAA
- a CDS encoding MFS transporter, producing the protein MATEETSSNIGGMFRALQYRNYRLFFIGQGISLIGTWMQQIALSWLVYRLTDSVFLLGAVTFCSQVPSFVLGPFAGVVADRFDRHKVLVVTQVLSMVQASTLTALVLTNTVQIWHVLALSAFLGIVNAYDIATRQAFVIQMVDKREDVSNAIALNSSMFNMARLVGPSVAGILIAAVGEGMCFLINAVSYVAVIGSLLLMRLKPFEKVIQERKVWQSLKEGFGYAFGFAPIRALISIVACLSLFGMPFSVLMPVFARDILHGGANTLGYLMGASGVGALIGALFLAQRKTVVGLGKVMVFTMLTFGVGLIAFSFSEVLPVSLVCMLFSGFGMIVTMASCNTLLQTIVEDDKRGRVMSLYSMAFMGMAPFGSMLAGSVAAYLGVNYTLAACGVLCALSIVPFALNLGRLRKMVDPIYERLGILPEIATGLQSASTLTTPPEER; encoded by the coding sequence ATGGCAACAGAGGAAACTTCAAGTAATATTGGTGGTATGTTCAGGGCCTTGCAGTATCGCAATTACAGGCTTTTTTTTATAGGGCAGGGTATATCACTTATAGGCACCTGGATGCAACAGATCGCACTGAGCTGGCTGGTGTACCGCCTTACAGATTCGGTGTTTTTGTTGGGTGCTGTTACTTTTTGCAGCCAGGTACCCTCCTTTGTACTGGGGCCATTTGCAGGTGTGGTTGCAGACCGGTTTGACAGGCACAAGGTGCTGGTAGTGACGCAGGTGCTCTCTATGGTGCAGGCCTCTACTCTAACGGCTCTGGTGCTTACCAATACAGTGCAGATATGGCATGTGCTGGCGTTGAGTGCTTTTCTGGGAATTGTAAATGCTTATGATATTGCTACCCGCCAGGCTTTTGTAATCCAGATGGTAGATAAACGGGAGGATGTAAGCAATGCCATTGCTCTGAACTCTTCTATGTTTAACATGGCCAGGTTGGTAGGGCCGTCAGTGGCAGGTATTTTAATAGCAGCAGTAGGAGAGGGAATGTGCTTTCTGATTAATGCTGTCAGTTATGTGGCTGTTATTGGGTCGTTGCTGCTCATGCGTCTGAAGCCTTTTGAGAAAGTGATCCAGGAACGAAAGGTTTGGCAGTCGTTGAAGGAAGGCTTTGGCTATGCGTTCGGGTTTGCACCAATAAGAGCCCTCATTAGTATAGTGGCGTGCCTGAGTTTATTCGGGATGCCCTTTAGCGTACTGATGCCTGTTTTTGCACGAGACATACTGCATGGCGGGGCCAATACGCTAGGTTATTTAATGGGTGCTTCGGGTGTAGGCGCACTGATAGGAGCCTTGTTTCTGGCGCAACGCAAAACAGTGGTGGGCTTGGGGAAAGTGATGGTGTTTACAATGCTGACTTTTGGTGTGGGCCTGATCGCTTTCTCATTTTCGGAAGTGTTGCCGGTGTCCCTGGTGTGTATGCTGTTCAGCGGTTTTGGCATGATTGTGACAATGGCCTCCTGCAATACCTTGCTGCAGACTATCGTGGAAGACGACAAGCGTGGCCGTGTGATGAGTTTGTACAGCATGGCTTTTATGGGAATGGCACCTTTCGGGAGTATGTTGGCCGGCTCTGTGGCAGCGTATCTGGGCGTTAACTATACCCTGGCAGCCTGTGGAGTACTTTGTGCTCTTAGCATTGTGCCGTTTGCTTTAAATCTGGGAAGGCTGCGTAAAATGGTAGATCCTATTTATGAGCGTTTAGGTATTTTGCCTGAAATAGCGACCGGACTACAGTCTGCTTCTACGCTCACAACTCCGCCTGAAGAGAGATAA
- a CDS encoding mechanosensitive ion channel family protein, giving the protein MDEINEFLNRTYLHNTVRDYLIATAFVFVSLLLVKAFKRFILTKVAKIAENTETNLDDSVVQTFSRYGIPIINISIIYFAFEYLRLSAKANVFLSRVTTVAITVLVILFVSSTLVMLLKAYLKKRHQGSETLNEFGALKLIINAIVWFIGLGFLFDNLGYDLTAVIAGLGVGGIAVALAAQNILGDLFNYFVIFLDKPFEIGDFVVIDDKNGVIENIGVKTTRIKTLSGEQLIFSNSDLTSSRIHNFKRMQRRRVLFKIGVTYQTSYEDLAKIPEVLKSIILEQSPVEFDRAHFVSYGDSSLDFEIVYYVLDSSYNVYMDIQQAINLGIYKSFAEMGVEIAYPTRTLFVVNEQQGGQQKDEKESPLLV; this is encoded by the coding sequence ATGGATGAAATAAATGAATTCTTAAACAGAACTTACCTTCACAATACTGTCAGAGATTACCTTATTGCAACTGCCTTTGTATTTGTTTCCTTATTGCTAGTAAAGGCCTTTAAAAGATTTATACTTACCAAAGTCGCTAAGATTGCCGAGAACACAGAAACAAATCTTGATGATTCTGTGGTGCAAACCTTTAGCCGCTATGGTATTCCTATTATCAACATCAGCATTATCTATTTTGCTTTTGAATACCTCCGGCTATCGGCCAAGGCAAACGTGTTTTTAAGCAGGGTTACAACGGTTGCCATTACTGTTTTAGTCATTCTCTTTGTTTCTTCTACCTTGGTAATGCTGTTAAAAGCATACCTGAAGAAAAGGCACCAGGGCTCTGAAACTTTAAATGAGTTTGGGGCACTTAAACTCATTATCAACGCCATTGTATGGTTTATAGGCCTAGGCTTCCTGTTCGACAACCTGGGTTACGACCTGACAGCTGTTATAGCAGGTTTGGGTGTGGGAGGTATTGCAGTGGCGCTGGCAGCACAGAATATACTCGGCGACCTTTTTAACTATTTTGTTATCTTCTTAGATAAACCCTTCGAAATTGGCGACTTTGTGGTAATTGACGATAAGAACGGAGTTATTGAAAACATTGGCGTAAAAACAACCCGCATTAAAACACTTTCAGGCGAGCAGCTTATTTTCTCGAACAGCGACCTGACCAGCTCCCGCATTCACAACTTCAAACGGATGCAGCGCCGCAGAGTCTTGTTTAAAATCGGCGTTACTTACCAGACCTCTTACGAAGACCTCGCAAAAATTCCCGAGGTTCTGAAGTCAATTATCCTGGAACAAAGCCCAGTGGAGTTCGATCGTGCCCACTTTGTATCTTACGGCGACTCCAGCCTCGATTTTGAAATTGTATACTATGTACTAGACTCCAGTTATAACGTGTATATGGACATACAACAAGCTATAAATCTGGGTATTTATAAGTCTTTCGCAGAAATGGGCGTAGAAATTGCCTACCCAACCCGCACTTTATTTGTCGTGAATGAGCAGCAGGGAGGGCAGCAAAAGGATGAGAAAGAAAGTCCGCTTCTGGTTTAA